From a single Desulfobulbaceae bacterium DB1 genomic region:
- a CDS encoding cell filamentation protein Fic, protein MTNSEILIYRAADGKIKIDVRLEDETVWLSQDHMAELFGKSKKTISEHIRNVFNEGELDEQVVVRNFRTTTRHGAMPDKTQSRDVQFYNLDVIISVGYRVRSHQGTQFRIWATQRLKEYIVKGFALNDERFKTGNSMAYFTELQERIREIRLSERFFYQKIKDIYTTSIDYDPKDEKTVEFFKVVQNKLLWAISRQTAAELVYRRANAALPLMGMQSFDKKGDLAVRKSDVSIAKNYLAEDEMKLLGLLVEQYLAFAETMAQQRTPMHMADWIQRLDAIIQLNGRELLTHAGKISHQLAQEKAALEYDKFRESQRRIQHEESLKELEQDIKTLAPYRRKGEEA, encoded by the coding sequence ATGACTAATTCTGAAATTCTTATTTACCGGGCCGCCGACGGCAAAATCAAAATCGATGTCCGGCTGGAAGACGAGACGGTCTGGCTGAGCCAGGACCACATGGCCGAGCTGTTCGGGAAAAGCAAGAAGACGATTTCCGAACATATCCGCAATGTTTTTAATGAAGGCGAATTGGACGAGCAAGTGGTTGTCCGGAATTTCCGGACAACCACTCGACATGGCGCCATGCCGGACAAAACCCAGTCCAGAGATGTTCAATTTTACAACCTGGACGTGATCATCTCCGTCGGATACCGGGTCAGGTCCCACCAAGGCACCCAGTTCCGCATTTGGGCCACCCAGCGGCTGAAAGAATACATCGTCAAGGGGTTTGCTCTGAACGATGAACGATTCAAAACGGGCAACTCAATGGCCTATTTCACGGAGCTGCAGGAACGCATCCGCGAAATCCGCCTTTCCGAGCGCTTTTTCTATCAGAAAATTAAGGATATCTATACCACCAGCATTGACTACGACCCCAAGGACGAAAAGACCGTTGAGTTTTTCAAGGTCGTTCAGAACAAGCTGCTCTGGGCCATCAGCCGGCAAACAGCGGCGGAACTAGTGTATCGCCGGGCGAACGCCGCGCTGCCCCTGATGGGGATGCAATCGTTTGACAAGAAGGGTGATCTGGCAGTGCGCAAAAGCGATGTGAGCATCGCCAAGAACTACCTTGCCGAGGATGAAATGAAGTTGCTCGGCCTGCTAGTGGAACAATACCTGGCCTTCGCCGAAACCATGGCTCAGCAGAGAACTCCCATGCATATGGCAGACTGGATTCAGCGGTTGGATGCCATCATTCAGCTCAATGGCCGGGAGTTGCTCACCCATGCGGGTAAAATCAGCCACCAGTTGGCCCAGGAAAAAGCCGCTCTGGAGTATGACAAGTTCCGGGAATCGCAGCGGCGCATCCAGCATGAAGAGAGTCTTAAGGAGCTGGAACAGGACATTAAGACTTTGGCGCCTTACCGTAGAAAAGGAGAAGAGGCATAG
- a CDS encoding restriction endonuclease, which produces MSVPDFQSFFLPLLKFCSDGKAHSAKEAHAVMAKHFKLSEDDLKEMLPSGKQTTFKNRVAWAKVYLAKALLLESPKRGIFRITQRGHDLLKSNPDDLRVKHLKQFHEFVDFHTSSSKQEKGNENAGDEERTATPEETFESAYQELHRSLAGELLTHISNNSPEFFEHLVVKLLVKMGYGGSIKDAGQALGRSGDEGIDGIIKEDKLGLDFIYIQAKRWKGSVGRPEAQKFVGALHGQRAKKGVFITTGTFTKDAEQYVSTIDPKVVLIDGGRLVDLMIDHNLGVSIVDVYEIKKIDSDFFLEE; this is translated from the coding sequence TTGTCCGTACCTGATTTTCAATCCTTCTTCCTGCCCCTCTTGAAATTCTGCTCGGATGGGAAAGCGCACAGCGCCAAAGAAGCCCATGCCGTCATGGCGAAACATTTCAAACTGAGCGAAGACGATCTGAAAGAGATGCTGCCCAGCGGTAAACAGACCACCTTTAAAAACAGGGTGGCCTGGGCAAAAGTCTATCTTGCCAAGGCGCTTCTCCTTGAAAGCCCGAAACGCGGCATTTTCCGCATCACCCAACGGGGCCACGATTTACTAAAATCAAACCCTGACGATCTTCGGGTCAAGCACTTGAAGCAGTTCCACGAGTTTGTCGACTTCCACACGTCAAGCAGCAAACAAGAAAAAGGTAATGAAAACGCCGGAGATGAGGAACGGACAGCGACCCCGGAAGAAACTTTTGAAAGCGCCTACCAGGAACTCCACCGCAGCCTGGCCGGCGAGCTTCTTACCCATATTTCCAATAATTCGCCGGAATTCTTTGAACATTTGGTGGTTAAACTCCTGGTCAAAATGGGTTATGGTGGCTCCATAAAAGATGCCGGCCAAGCCTTGGGCCGAAGCGGCGATGAGGGAATTGACGGCATCATCAAGGAAGATAAGCTCGGTCTTGATTTTATTTACATCCAGGCTAAGAGATGGAAAGGTTCGGTAGGACGCCCCGAAGCCCAGAAATTTGTCGGCGCCCTGCACGGCCAACGGGCCAAGAAAGGCGTGTTCATCACCACAGGAACCTTCACCAAGGATGCCGAGCAGTATGTCTCCACTATCGACCCCAAAGTGGTATTAATCGATGGCGGCAGGCTCGTTGATTTAATGATCGACCACAACTTGGGAGTTTCCATTGTGGATGTCTACGAAATTAAAAAAATTGATTCGGATTTCTTTTTGGAAGAGTAA
- a CDS encoding cold-shock protein: MAEGTVKWFNDSKGFGFIEQDGGKDVFVHHSAIKADGFKSLQEGARVSFDVVDGPKGPSAANVVQKK, encoded by the coding sequence ATGGCTGAAGGTACAGTGAAGTGGTTTAACGATTCAAAGGGTTTTGGTTTCATTGAACAGGATGGTGGCAAGGATGTTTTCGTGCATCACTCCGCAATTAAGGCCGATGGCTTCAAATCCCTGCAGGAAGGCGCCCGGGTTTCCTTCGATGTTGTTGACGGGCCCAAAGGTCCCTCTGCCGCAAATGTTGTTCAGAAAAAGTAA
- a CDS encoding RNA-binding protein encodes MNIYVSNLPVSVNEDELKVMFSQYGEVASINLIKDRFSGQSKGFGFIDMPNNSEADVVIKSLNKSTLHGRVIKVIQAEPQRKKPTRRGRRF; translated from the coding sequence ATGAATATTTATGTCAGCAACCTGCCCGTTTCAGTGAATGAAGATGAGCTGAAGGTAATGTTTTCACAATACGGCGAGGTTGCAAGTATCAACCTTATCAAGGACAGATTCTCCGGTCAGTCAAAGGGGTTCGGTTTCATCGACATGCCGAACAATTCAGAGGCTGACGTGGTTATCAAGTCCCTGAACAAAAGCACCCTTCACGGCCGTGTCATCAAAGTCATCCAGGCCGAACCGCAACGCAAGAAACCTACCCGACGGGGCCGCCGATTCTAG
- a CDS encoding NADPH-dependent FMN reductase: MIVLGISGSPVKNSNTDRAVRMVMEATMAGKQWFYKLSDYTISPCNACLGCVKTNRCIIADDGVMLAEKAFKADIVIVGGYTPYSSLDSRTKAFMERLYALRHRHGLMAGKPGAAVVTCAVPPGREGMPPAGENGLQAIRFCMMEEGMRYVGGVSVLGNVPCVKCKSGSQCRVSGVKMIHGPDAAAENVGINTLEQNPETVAALRKLGRDLAAAYYGE, from the coding sequence ATGATAGTGCTCGGAATATCAGGATCACCCGTCAAAAACAGTAACACGGATCGCGCGGTCAGGATGGTCATGGAGGCAACCATGGCCGGCAAACAGTGGTTTTATAAGCTGAGCGATTATACGATAAGTCCCTGCAATGCCTGCCTGGGCTGTGTAAAAACCAATCGTTGCATCATTGCTGATGATGGTGTCATGCTGGCGGAAAAGGCATTCAAGGCGGATATTGTCATTGTCGGCGGCTATACGCCGTATTCCTCGCTGGACAGTCGCACCAAGGCCTTCATGGAGCGGCTTTATGCCCTGCGGCATCGCCATGGGTTGATGGCCGGCAAGCCGGGAGCCGCGGTTGTCACCTGCGCTGTTCCGCCGGGCAGGGAAGGCATGCCGCCCGCCGGTGAAAACGGCCTTCAGGCCATTCGGTTTTGTATGATGGAGGAGGGGATGCGTTACGTGGGGGGAGTTTCCGTGCTTGGGAATGTGCCCTGCGTTAAATGCAAAAGCGGCAGCCAATGCCGGGTTTCAGGCGTCAAGATGATTCACGGCCCGGATGCCGCGGCGGAGAACGTGGGCATAAACACCCTGGAGCAAAATCCGGAAACCGTGGCGGCTCTCAGGAAGCTCGGACGGGATCTGGCTGCGGCTTATTACGGTGAGTAG
- a CDS encoding ABC transporter yields the protein MHDKEKVIIEVKGLTKRFGEVQAVAGVDFTVAQGELFGFLGPNGAGKTTTINMLTGLARPDGGSIRIAGIDCSGSPKAAQHLMGVVPDESNLYPELSGYDNLCFCGALYGMPRQEREDRAKSLLEHFSLKDAAHRKFGGYSKGMKRKLTIAAGIMHQPPILFLDEPTTGIDVASARQLRRLIADLNRSGTTIFLTTHYIEEAERLCRRIAFIVKGRIVRIDTVAELMRQTDGRHVMRFAVTHDGTELCKAIPGTFPRLQCQALSEDEFRVESSEEVKIGPLVRFIEERGSEVTEARKVRPSLEDVFVQVTGLGASSLVQEKENAKKGGAA from the coding sequence ATGCATGACAAGGAAAAGGTTATTATTGAAGTGAAAGGGCTGACCAAGCGATTCGGTGAGGTGCAGGCCGTTGCCGGCGTCGACTTTACCGTGGCCCAGGGTGAGCTGTTCGGCTTTCTCGGCCCAAACGGCGCGGGAAAAACCACCACGATCAACATGCTTACCGGTCTGGCCCGGCCGGATGGGGGTTCGATTCGTATCGCCGGCATCGACTGTTCCGGGTCTCCCAAGGCGGCCCAGCATCTGATGGGCGTGGTGCCGGATGAAAGCAACCTCTATCCGGAACTTTCCGGGTACGACAATCTTTGCTTCTGCGGGGCATTGTACGGCATGCCCAGGCAGGAACGTGAAGACAGGGCGAAAAGCCTGCTGGAACATTTCAGCCTGAAAGACGCGGCCCACCGCAAGTTCGGCGGCTATTCCAAGGGAATGAAACGCAAGCTGACCATCGCCGCCGGCATCATGCATCAACCGCCCATTCTTTTTCTGGACGAGCCCACCACCGGCATCGACGTGGCGAGCGCCAGGCAACTGCGCCGACTGATCGCGGACCTCAACCGATCCGGCACAACAATCTTCCTGACTACCCATTACATCGAAGAAGCCGAGCGGCTCTGCCGGCGCATTGCCTTTATCGTCAAGGGACGGATTGTTCGCATTGACACTGTGGCAGAGCTGATGCGGCAGACGGACGGCCGGCATGTGATGCGATTCGCCGTGACCCATGACGGGACTGAGCTGTGCAAGGCGATCCCTGGAACCTTTCCCCGTCTTCAGTGCCAGGCGCTGTCCGAGGACGAGTTCCGCGTCGAATCTTCGGAAGAGGTCAAAATCGGACCCCTGGTGCGGTTCATCGAAGAGCGGGGCAGCGAGGTGACTGAGGCCCGCAAGGTTCGTCCGTCGCTGGAAGATGTCTTTGTGCAGGTGACCGGACTCGGCGCCTCCTCCCTGGTGCAGGAAAAGGAAAATGCAAAAAAAGGAGGCGCGGCATGA
- a CDS encoding IS630 family transposase — protein sequence MEDILEVYARPYSQEFPVVCMDESSVQLIGEVHEPIPAAPGHPVLMDDEYVRNGVASILLEVEPLGGKRKVKITEQRTRIDWAHFIKEMLEERYADAKKVVLVMDNLNTHDTASLYAAFPPEEARGLAERLEIHYTPKHGSWLNIAEIELSVLKRQCLAGRIDCIEKMRAEVAAWNIDRNNRQTKVDWQFRTDDARIKLKRLYPKL from the coding sequence ATGGAAGATATACTCGAAGTTTATGCGCGTCCGTATAGTCAAGAATTCCCGGTTGTGTGCATGGATGAATCGAGTGTACAGTTAATCGGGGAGGTGCATGAGCCTATTCCGGCAGCCCCTGGCCATCCTGTTCTGATGGATGATGAATATGTTCGCAATGGGGTCGCAAGCATATTACTTGAGGTAGAACCGCTTGGGGGAAAGCGCAAGGTAAAAATTACTGAACAGCGGACACGGATTGATTGGGCCCATTTCATCAAAGAGATGCTTGAAGAGCGTTATGCCGATGCCAAGAAAGTAGTTTTGGTCATGGACAACCTCAATACACACGACACGGCCTCGCTCTATGCGGCTTTCCCACCTGAAGAAGCCAGGGGCTTGGCGGAACGTCTTGAAATACACTACACCCCGAAACACGGGAGTTGGCTGAACATAGCAGAGATTGAACTCAGTGTATTGAAGCGGCAATGCCTTGCAGGCCGGATTGATTGTATCGAGAAGATGCGAGCTGAAGTGGCGGCATGGAACATTGATCGAAATAACCGCCAGACTAAGGTTGATTGGCAGTTTAGAACAGATGATGCGCGAATAAAACTAAAACGGCTTTATCCGAAACTTTAA
- a CDS encoding IS630 family transposase: MAPRYRVTLTKEEREDLEAISTKGKRAARTVLYARALLLLDAGEHGPKWVVTQVAEALGTTTRSLEHLKKRFVEEGLSAALERKERETPPREIQFGGEFEAHLLALACSDAPEGKNRWTVRLLAEKMVELKMVTSVSPMTVCNTLKKMNLSLTKANTGRYRRIKTPVL; the protein is encoded by the coding sequence ATGGCACCAAGATACAGAGTGACATTAACAAAAGAGGAACGGGAAGATTTGGAGGCTATTTCAACTAAAGGGAAAAGGGCAGCCCGCACCGTACTGTATGCTCGAGCATTACTTCTGCTTGATGCGGGGGAACATGGACCGAAGTGGGTTGTCACTCAGGTCGCAGAAGCTTTAGGGACAACGACGCGGAGTTTAGAACACTTAAAGAAACGATTTGTTGAAGAAGGTCTTTCTGCCGCCCTTGAACGTAAGGAGCGCGAGACCCCTCCGCGAGAAATTCAATTCGGAGGAGAATTTGAAGCACATCTTTTGGCTTTGGCATGTTCGGATGCTCCAGAAGGTAAAAATCGATGGACAGTACGTCTGTTGGCTGAGAAAATGGTCGAGCTGAAGATGGTAACGAGTGTTTCTCCGATGACGGTATGTAACACTTTAAAAAAAATGAACTTAAGCCTCACCAAAGCAAATACTGGAAGATACCGCCGGATCAAAACGCCAGTTTTGTAG
- a CDS encoding DEAD/DEAH box helicase codes for MSFTKFNFHPKIQAAVENCGYTIPTPIQEKAIGPVLAGKDMLGLAQTGTGKTAAFVLPTLERLMNGPRKRVRALIVAPTRELAEQTHQYFGKMAQGIDLESAVIYGGVSKYAQAKRIREGVEIIVACPGRLLDLVNDGSIDLKMVEILILDEADHMFDKGFLPDIRKIMKQLPRKRQTLIFSATMPAEIRHLAEDILTNPETVQIDHDRPATTITHLLYPVEQSSKTALLRKILQEKQPTSTIVFTRTKHKAKTLALQLEKTGCRSVSLQGNMSQQKRQLALDGFKSGKYTILVATDIAARGIDVSGISHVINFDVPSTAETYTHRTGRTGRASRTGTALTFATSEDRKMISLIENNLGKKMDREGAFVCACGAEDDVREEKRERFSRDVPRRKKAAAPVSRGKSRTGRGPSSVFGMSKTAQR; via the coding sequence ATGAGTTTTACAAAGTTTAATTTTCACCCGAAGATTCAGGCCGCAGTTGAAAATTGCGGCTACACCATCCCCACCCCTATCCAGGAAAAGGCTATCGGCCCGGTTCTCGCCGGCAAGGATATGCTTGGCCTGGCTCAGACCGGTACCGGCAAAACAGCGGCCTTTGTGCTGCCCACCCTGGAACGCCTCATGAACGGTCCGCGAAAAAGAGTCCGCGCCCTTATTGTGGCACCGACCAGAGAACTTGCCGAGCAGACTCACCAGTATTTCGGCAAGATGGCCCAAGGCATCGATCTTGAAAGCGCCGTTATTTATGGCGGGGTCAGTAAATACGCACAGGCCAAGCGGATTCGCGAGGGCGTTGAAATCATTGTGGCCTGCCCCGGCCGCCTGCTCGATCTTGTCAATGATGGGTCCATTGACCTGAAAATGGTTGAGATTCTCATCCTTGACGAAGCGGACCATATGTTTGACAAGGGCTTTTTGCCCGATATCCGCAAAATCATGAAACAGTTGCCCAGAAAACGGCAGACACTGATCTTTTCAGCAACCATGCCGGCCGAGATCCGTCACCTTGCCGAGGATATCCTTACCAATCCGGAAACCGTGCAGATCGATCATGACCGTCCGGCAACCACTATTACGCACCTGCTTTATCCTGTGGAGCAAAGTTCCAAAACCGCTCTCCTGCGAAAAATTCTGCAGGAAAAACAGCCGACTTCAACCATCGTTTTTACCAGAACCAAGCACAAAGCCAAGACTTTGGCCCTGCAATTGGAAAAAACGGGCTGCAGATCCGTTTCCCTTCAGGGCAACATGTCCCAGCAGAAACGTCAACTTGCTCTTGATGGATTTAAAAGCGGCAAGTATACTATTCTCGTAGCCACCGACATTGCGGCACGCGGTATTGATGTTTCCGGGATTTCCCATGTGATTAATTTCGATGTCCCGAGCACGGCGGAAACCTACACCCATCGCACCGGCCGCACGGGGCGCGCTTCACGCACGGGAACGGCTCTTACCTTTGCCACCAGCGAGGACCGCAAAATGATTTCTCTCATTGAGAACAATCTCGGCAAAAAAATGGACCGGGAGGGGGCCTTTGTTTGTGCCTGTGGCGCGGAAGATGATGTCCGGGAAGAAAAAAGAGAAAGATTTTCACGGGACGTGCCGAGAAGAAAGAAAGCGGCCGCCCCGGTCAGTCGCGGCAAAAGCCGAACCGGCAGGGGGCCTTCCTCTGTTTTCGGCATGAGCAAAACTGCGCAGCGATAA
- a CDS encoding ABC transporter: protein MKRWIAFWNIVLKDMRAYYLKPPNISWGLIFPLAWTGMFFIKSGGEVENVLSLLPGVVAISILFGTTSMLAVTVTFEKKNRSFERLLLAPISLELLMLAKTAGAIFFGMVNAFVPVVMALFLTDLSQVAWDTVVPAIILIAFTSTFQGLFIAVSVNEVFEAQTFSNFFRFPMIFLCGLFFPISQLPVFLRPLSYVLPLTYGADILHGGFVGGGSRMPMPLDFGMLFIFCSALFLISLRNIRKRWIA, encoded by the coding sequence ATGAAACGGTGGATCGCTTTCTGGAACATTGTGCTCAAGGATATGCGGGCCTATTATCTGAAGCCGCCGAACATCAGCTGGGGGCTGATCTTTCCACTGGCCTGGACCGGCATGTTTTTCATCAAATCCGGCGGGGAAGTCGAAAACGTGCTGTCACTGCTGCCCGGCGTGGTGGCAATTTCCATTCTGTTCGGCACCACTTCCATGCTGGCCGTCACAGTAACTTTCGAGAAGAAAAATCGCTCTTTTGAACGGCTGCTGCTCGCCCCCATTTCCCTTGAGCTGCTGATGCTGGCCAAGACGGCAGGGGCGATTTTTTTCGGCATGGTCAATGCTTTTGTGCCGGTGGTCATGGCGCTCTTTCTGACTGATCTGTCACAGGTGGCCTGGGATACGGTTGTTCCAGCTATCATCTTGATCGCCTTCACCTCAACCTTTCAGGGCTTGTTTATTGCGGTGTCGGTGAACGAGGTTTTCGAAGCTCAGACCTTTTCCAATTTTTTCCGTTTTCCCATGATCTTTCTCTGCGGGCTCTTTTTTCCCATCTCGCAGCTGCCGGTATTTTTGCGGCCCCTGTCGTACGTGCTTCCCTTGACCTACGGTGCCGACATTCTGCACGGCGGCTTTGTCGGCGGCGGAAGCCGGATGCCGATGCCGCTGGATTTCGGCATGCTGTTTATTTTCTGCTCCGCACTTTTCCTAATTAGTCTGCGCAACATCCGGAAACGCTGGATTGCCTGA
- a CDS encoding transporter: MKQTNNGKEIPRVAQMERAQHGRIVDVPDESRCLNTDQLTRLEQSFRDWAEDTTRRDVRLSRRRVLLIFLLIRYTGAKLNEVLSLDPLRDIDPNRHLVIYGKTQTPTDRDTRKVQLSEALAGEIETLLDDARVSSHTNFFAVDPGFLRRKFYERTENCGFPKRLGAPEMIRKSRGVELLHNNMPLPAVQMLLGHSTPNRTVSYVAFSEEEIQRLTKRFLERESTRNTSARNVFWGKIQTIRKGDIQSLVRLVTIGGHQVTTMITNDSLERLALQEGKVFAAEVKAPWVILQKGANASESSAENRFQGVITRITSGKVATEYVIRTADGTEICSVVSDESNRRLGLREKDLVWALFNSSAVVLHTDE, from the coding sequence ATGAAACAGACAAACAACGGCAAGGAGATTCCACGTGTTGCGCAAATGGAGCGCGCCCAGCACGGGCGCATAGTTGACGTTCCCGATGAAAGCCGATGCCTTAACACGGATCAACTGACCCGCCTGGAACAGTCATTCCGCGACTGGGCCGAAGATACCACGCGCCGGGATGTGCGATTGTCCCGCCGCCGTGTTTTGCTGATATTCTTGCTGATCCGTTACACCGGGGCAAAGCTGAACGAGGTGCTTTCCCTGGATCCGCTTCGGGATATCGACCCGAACCGTCACCTGGTGATTTACGGCAAAACGCAAACACCCACTGACCGGGACACACGGAAAGTTCAGCTTTCGGAAGCCCTTGCCGGTGAAATCGAAACACTGCTGGACGATGCGCGTGTCTCGTCGCATACAAATTTTTTCGCCGTTGATCCCGGCTTTCTCCGTCGCAAATTCTACGAACGAACGGAAAATTGCGGGTTTCCCAAGCGACTCGGCGCACCGGAGATGATTCGCAAGTCCCGCGGGGTGGAGTTGCTGCATAACAACATGCCCTTGCCGGCAGTGCAGATGCTGCTGGGCCATTCAACCCCGAACCGTACCGTTTCCTATGTCGCCTTTTCCGAGGAGGAAATCCAACGGCTGACCAAACGATTCCTGGAAAGGGAATCAACGCGCAACACCAGCGCCCGTAATGTTTTCTGGGGAAAGATCCAAACTATCCGCAAGGGAGACATCCAATCCCTGGTGCGGCTGGTTACCATCGGCGGCCACCAGGTGACCACGATGATCACCAATGACAGCCTGGAACGGCTCGCCTTGCAGGAAGGAAAAGTGTTCGCCGCCGAGGTCAAGGCTCCCTGGGTTATTCTCCAAAAAGGAGCGAATGCGTCGGAAAGCAGCGCCGAAAACCGGTTCCAAGGCGTGATCACACGAATCACCAGCGGAAAAGTCGCCACGGAGTATGTGATCCGGACAGCCGACGGAACTGAAATCTGCTCCGTCGTTTCCGATGAAAGCAACAGGCGATTGGGGTTACGGGAAAAAGACCTGGTTTGGGCCTTATTCAATAGCAGCGCCGTGGTGCTGCATACCGATGAGTAG